The stretch of DNA tgttatgacattgtgattttatatttatttattttgaattagtaatttatataaaattttgatgttatatttatttattttatagtttcaaatattttctaacgatGGTAGTAATTTAATGtaagtatttggaaaaataagtataattataatgattaatttgaatatgagagttttggttatcaatatattttaaaaaattaattatttaattttatagaatattagttttaaaatattaataatgttttattaatgaaattgtattttaaaaaataaaataaaaatagtaatattaaaacataaaaggagACTAATGAACTTGACTCACTTGTGTAAAGGATTTAAATCTCTAATtgtgttaattaaaaaaaataaaagaataagaaaTGGAGCTTCAGCCAGCCACGTAAAACCAAGAGGAAATCAACTACAACCCTATCGTTTTagcaccggtgatcgataaatgttccagaaaactttctccatttttgtcCAAATTTTGGTATGTTGTTTCACTCATTTAGTTAATCATTAAATACCCTTTCTCACTTTTAAACatctcaatttctctctaaaatactcaaCTTCTCATTTGGTAGAATgtgttattttgcaccgttcttcttcattGTAAGTCTGATTATAGTGAAATCAatgccaaaacgatcgtgtgaaaagtaactatattatccactaattggttttctgatttatggtaagtttctttgaccaaatttcgaaatttagtttttagagtttattatcataattaatttttgacgtttacccataaattatCGAGTAAGATCGATtaaaggacaaagagtcaaagaacaaaagcTTTTTGCTTGTAGATTGTatttgtgtgtgaaagcgtcaaaataaggtaatggtgaaaaatcatttgaatctatgaatataatatattgtgacatgaacgagaaaaccgtatttcccaacgattcatatGGTGCTAGCTACGTACGACAGAAGCcctttgtgatgagtttatgtaatgatgatgatgtgtgattaatgatagtgatgttataaatttgtgatggaAATATTGAAGTAAAcccataattgatgaaatagtggtgattccaatttgtgtttgagatgacaatcttaatggagtatcatagacAATCGATgcgagaaaataaatattgagaatttgtgaagtggagattattttgtcatcatataggtagggtctgacaagcctagtgattctgagGAAGTACAGCTGAATGAGCCTGACCTTGTAGGTCTCctttgagccttaaggcaagattgttagacattggaggtattcgggtgggaattcctaagtgactcaaaggtagcactccaaatgtcgagaGTTTccatgcaacacacatttacctcgactgtcgcgtatatgtgtctcgggttaaGTTGAGAGGATCTATGAGAATAgggtcaatttgaattgtccgtccacctgggatggtggcatagtatcaagccttctAACCAAccacttcagagttagaatggtaccacattgtgaagtagagtctaagctcatgcataacattacatttccttgtgattgatgtatttcaaaagtgataataatttctcttagacgatttgatgttatattgAAAGGTATTGATCTTCCTCGagtgattttaactttttaatgtgatatttttcttgtGGAATATTTGTATAATGATAtagttctattatgattgttttgtgtgttcttcttacttgtattatactatcaatatgatttcgaaactcacctccttcgttgtttatGTTTGACTGGCTTGTCCCTGCGTTTGTGAAATTGCAGTCAtgacaggttaatgagtcttgaagttcaaatttGGAAATAACCCCGTTCTAATAGGTGATACAGGAAATTAAgagttttactttatattttacgTATTTAACTACCAACGACTTTTTATACGATATTCTTAGTtttagtaagtttttagaattaaattaagaaattatagtctATTCAAGTTCATTTagattaaactattttaattgagtaataCAGTTTAAATTTTACCatgtgtactttgagaaacgtgatatcctaaattagttacaaaactTTTTATTTCCTTCTAACCAGATTTTCTTTTTCCACTGCTGAGTTTTGCTCAAAAATCTAGTATAAGTTACTATATATGTTATTTGGCGTTTaaggtgtcacattagtggtatcggAGCAGGTCTATCCATTCAGACCGAGTGAGTTATGTGTTAGTTTTCTTAGTCAATTATCAGTCAATTGTGTTTACTTGTGTTCCCTAATGAGTGTTGAAACACTTAGTGAATTGTGAACATTGAGTGAATTGTGTTTAACTTTGTTCTCTGCTAAGTACTGAAACTCTTACCTATTATTCTTGTGTTAAGTGCGACATATTTTTCTATTGCAATACATGATTTATGAAAGATgattgttaattgttaattgttACCTacttgcttattcttgttgttagttcatttgaattgttgacatgattgAATTCATTATCTTTTGATTGGACTTGTGACTTGTGTTTCTAATTTCGATTATTTGCTCTCTTTCGTTATAGTGAATAGGtagaaataaacttttttattgactagttatatgtttgaaattattaatttaatcaagGTAATACTAATTATCGAATGATAGATCTTGACTTTGGGGTCCTAAcatgattattaaagttttgatcttgctaataaaataaatttagaatgttagtagtagtttttaaatattaagaaattcatattattaattggggatgtatctataagttgttattttgttgatttatcaattagtgtaattcattatcataacCAAGAATACCTTATGCTTTGTGCCATATGCAGtattttaatgtatataaatatacgattttatttttttgtaagttttgagaaaataagaaaataatttaaaactattttggaagttttaattaattggaaaattttcctatctatctatatatatatagtttaaattttctttcaaaatataagttgaaaataataatttttatagtgaTTAACTATCAATTAGTATCAAGCCTtttaaccaagtacttcagagttagaatggaaccacattgtgaagtagaatcTAAGCTAATGCAaatcattgcatttccttgtgattgttttattgtgattgatgtatgtcaaaagtgataataatttctcttagacgatttgatgttatagtgaaatgtattgattttccttgagtgattttaactttttaatgtgatatttttcttgagcaatgtttgtgtaatgatatggttctattatgattgtttgcatgttcttcttctttgtattatactatcaacatgattttgaaactcatcgccttcgttgtttgtgtttgattggtttgatcatgcgtttgcgaaatcacagtcattacaggttaatgagtcttgaagttcaaatttGGGAGGAACCTTGCTTTGATAAGTGATATTGGAAATTAAGAGTTTTACTTTgcattttacttatttaattaccAACGACTTTTTATATGATACTCTTACTATTAGTAAGTTTtaggaattaaattaagaaattatagtcaaatcaaattcatttatattaaaatattttaattgagtaataaagtttgaattgttccatgtgtattttgataaatgtgatttcctaaattagttacaaaagtttttatttccctctaaacatattttctttatatgctaCGATATTTGCtcaaaaaatttagtaaaagttattatatatgttatttggggtttagggtgtcacaatttatattttttttagtatgtgTTTCGCAAACAATTTTAGGAACAAGGGCAATGgcttaagaaaaattaaaagtttagcACATGAGCTTATTTTGCAGAAAAACTACggtttttttgaaaatgatgCAATACAAAGAAGCTAATAAGAAGTAAAATTAGAGGAGGATAAGGAAATGGATACTTTACTATTGATCTGGTTTTGCTAGACAAGTTTTATCAAGTTCGAATTGTTTGCTCCTCCATATtactctctctttttttttacatgatAGTCCTATCTTTTCTGGACTGGTTTTATCCAAGTTCAACATGTCTGCTCCTTATTTTTGCCTATTATTCTCTTTTCTTTCCCTGTTTTTTGctccaacttttttttttagtgaagattatttataacttttttggTGTAAGTTACAAAAGACAAGGAAATAATTgtaaattaatcaattatgatatcgatttttattaccattaattcatttcttttcggtttcttttcactcaattatatacattttttttatgtaatagaAAGGAGTGAAACGTCTAGATaagaataagagaaaaaaaaaaaaaaaaaaaaaaaaaaaaaaaaaaaaaaaaaaaaaaaaaaaaaaaaaaaaaaaaaaaaaaaaaaaaaaaaaaaaaaaaaaaaaaaaaaaaaaaaaaaaaaaaaaaaaaaaaaaaaaagacaatcataaatcaaataaaaccaAAGTCAATCAAGAGCCGAAAACACCCATGATTAGAGGTCAACACTAACTATTGGAAAAGTTGTTTCTGATTTAGGTGCCATCATAACTCTGATGTCTTTATCAATGATGAGAAAGTTAGAAGGTGGCGAATGCAAACCTAGAAGGATGTCCTTATAGCTTGCGAACAGGTCTATCAAGTGTGCTTATCTTTTATGTGAACTTCATATTATTAAGACTCTATTTACTTAAAATcagaaatttaaaacaaatatttaccCAATAACCAATTAAATTCTAACTTTGCTGTccgatttttttaaatgtgaaacaaaacattttcaaaaattttaaaatgtcagaAAAATCTAATAttctaatattttgaaaatttgatattatttaaattaagttttgtCTCAATTCATAATTGTAagacttaattaaataaaaatatataaataacgcACCACCCGTGCGATAGCGGGTATTATACtagttatatataatattaaatgtatAATGAATTGAGAGTAAATTAAATGGAGTAggtattaattttgcacaagaTAAAGGCATTATTAATAATGTGGATTTATGTGTCAAGCTGGCCAAAGAGGAATCTGTAATGCGTCTTCCGGATAAGAATTTTTTTCCTGAAGAATCATCTTAACATAATCTTATCGTATAACAACATGTATTTGATCATTcttttaataacaaataatttataaaatgagaTATTAATCAATAGAATGAAGATATATGTTAACCAAACAAATAGCCTTTAAAAGTGAAAATGAATGAACACCGATTAATCTGAAGTTGTAGTAGTAAGTGAACTAAGAAATagtgtttttaagaaataattttttctaaaatgatacaaaaaaaaatcaaattttaaatcgacaatattgtaattttgataGCATATTACTATATGTTTTTTTGGTTTCTTTTGGGTTTTTCTTATGCAGTTTTTTTATGTggcttttttatttaaactaaaatatcaCCCAATAATATTACTTGaatcctaaaataaaataaaataattaaatttttaaatcgACAATGTTATAATTTCAATAACATACCATTTTCTCATATTGAAGTAAAATATGTagattataattatgttttacttgtattttttttttggtagttgtagatgtaatttttttttcctgttgTTTCACAGTTTTATGTGTATTGTTTTAAATCGACAATGTTATAATTTCAATAACATACCATTTTCTCATATTGAAGTAAAATATGTagattataattatgttttacttgtattttttttttttggtagttgtagatgtaattttttttccctGTTGTTTCACAGTTTTATGTGTATTGTTTTATTTGCAGTTtctttaaagtttttattatacACTTTTTCTGGTACCTTTTACGGTTTTTATTAtgcagtttttttaaaatttgtatgcAATTCTTTTTTGCAGTTTTTTaatgcagttttttttttatttaaactaaaaaaatcaacCAAGTATATTACAATTGAAtccttaaataaaataaaaacaccaAATTTAAGTGGGCAATGTTGTAATTATGATAGTATATTGTTTTCTTGTAATCTTGTTAATTATATAGTTTTTCTGGTACTTTTTACGGTTTTTATTAtgcagtttttttaaaatttgtatgcAATTCTTTTTTGCTGTTTTttaatgtagttttttttttatatatactaaaaaaatCAACCAAGTATATTACAATtgaatcattaaataaaataaaaacacaaaatttaagTGGACAATGTTGTAATTATGATAgtatattattttcttgtaatattaTTAATCTTGTATTGATTGATTTCTTGTATTGATTGATAGTAGATTATGTAAAAGACAATTATGTTTTGcttaattctttttctttttttagttttatgtgCAGCTATTCTTTATTTGTGATTGATCCGAGAGGAAAGCGTGCGGTTAACATTTCGAGTGGGAAATCGGTAACGGTAAACCGGCACTGGTTTTTCCATTCTCTTTTTTTCATGATTTGAAtatattaaactaaatattaatattatatatatttttcagttCCAAATAGAAACAACACTcattgaaaattgaacaaaattgaAGTTTAGTTGCAATTATAGGAAACAACACTTATAGAAGGAAGAACTGAAAATTAGAATGGGTTTGAAGGAGGAAGTAACAAACCTTGACCAGACTTGTATCACAGATTGTGGCAACCTCTTCTTTATGTTGTTCCATTtgtgattttcttcttcttgaatCTCTCTGATTTTCTTTTCCGTGAATATGTTTGATTTTCTTCTCTGTGAATCTGTTTGCTTTGCAAAaatgctggaatgttgcaatgtgtaaaccaaaaatatttcaaaatgacaaaattttgaagaagttAGGGGTGTGCAAAAAGCTAGAATAAGTTACAATTGTGACCCCAAATTTTTTGCAAAGGTTAAATTTATGAAggacaaaattgtatttttggtatagTTGAGAATTCTTATAGTGTACTATAGACATGATAAAAACCTTGAAATACTCCATCAAACATACCAAGAAATCTCATTACATACATCTTAAAATATATCTGCAGCCTCCCTCACTatattcagattttttaaaTGGAATTCAACTTTTCTTTTCTCAAGGATTTGAGCTATTGCTGCCTGCAATAGCAAATTTCTATGTTACCATCATTtttgtttctagaaaaaaaattaattgtggcatacaagtacaaatatgtatttaattaagATACAAACtttacaatattaaatattccGGTACTTTTGTACTTTGCTTGTGGTAAAAAACTGTTTACCTGCATGATTGTTGGAGGTATTGAATAATGGATAGCACTTTATGCACATTTTCTTAgttctttaaaacattatttcttagttctttaaattattcttagagcatctacaacgggagtgaaaatgagttcgtccgccagtgtgtaattacttaacttccagttttttgtgggttcaccgtTGAAGTTGTGCCAAGGTGTCATCATGGTACTGTAAAGAAGGAATGGTGCTTCATATCAGTtacctttttttgtttttgttttttctatctactttcacaatttattaataatataattataaccgctaccttttattaatttattaataataataaatttatcattttttattaatttatagccgttaacttctttttaatttattaaataataataattttgtaaccattagcttttttttagttaatataccaccgttagcctttttttctcctttaacTACGATTTTTaactcattaatagaaacaatttgttactcatactttttcttcacaatttttgttacagaagtttattaaagtttttattaacgtactttttaatttatttttccatttaaattaatattttaagttataataaaattaaatattaatgtataaattaaagtaatggaatataatatgattttttaaaagttaaactgtaaaaaatgaatgagttgatttaagGTGATGgcatagtagaacttgaatcatgttgagttcaccgttggagtagaaaatgagtgaattgcttcaagatgatgtggcacagtggaccccatctaaagaactcatattgagttcaccgttgttGAAATTATTCTTAGTAACCCACCTTCTTCATGTTCCTTTGCATTTTTAGGTTTTTTTGTTTGTACTTCTAAATGTTATTACGAACTAAAATTGCATCTTCAACTTCTTTAGGTTTTCTTGACTCTTTAAGTTCCAAATCTTTTGTATTTCATCTTCAGAGATATAttacaatctaaaataaatgattaatttttaatttatatttataaaatttgcattGGTTCACAGACAAGAAATGCAACACCATTGATGGATATTAACACCTCAAAGGAAACTTGGAAAATAGCAGTTAGAGTCACAAATTACTTCAGTGTTGTTAGTAAAAATGGGAATGTGCACGATGAAGTTATTTTGATGGATCAACGTGtctatattttaactttttatttatgtttggttaacaaatatcttcattaactttttatttatgtttggttaacaaatatcttcattCTATTGGTTAGTAtctcattttataaattatttgttattaaaatgTTGATAAAATACATGTTATTATACAACAAGACGATTATGTTAAAAGGAGGGGTAAACTCAAAGagaatcactacaagaaaaactgttattacctacggcaaattttatctttgCCCACGGACTATCCGTAGGTAACGTAAAATTACCTACggattacccacggacacgagttcgtagctaaatcgctcgtaggaaaatatttaccgacggacaagctgtgggacacacttacctagggattgtccgtgggtaatatgaCCCACTGAGTCTCCGTGGGTAACGTTACTCATAGATTTGCCGTAGGTAAAATAGTAGATAGTTATCGACGGAAAAGTCGTAGGTTACATTACCCACGGATCATCCGTGACAAgtctaatattttatatttaatattgataattttatccatgaattgtccgtgggtaatgtaACCTACTTGGTTTTCcaattatttttccaaatttaaCACAAAAAGAAGCTATTGGCATTGAGTAGATATTTTTTCAGGCGAACATCCCGACACTAATTAAATTTCACAGAAAAATTAACATGAATAATGAGGAAAAAACAACTATTTATTGCAAAGTGGTAGCCATTGTTGGAGACCTGGAAAAAGAATATGCATATTATTTGAACTGCCAAATCACTAGAAAATCAGTATTTATTCACATGTAGAATTgtcattaacaaaatattttgaataagtaAAGCATAATGCAAATCTAAATGAAATGAGAACCTGGTTTTGCATCTGGGAATTCTCTAGGTGTATAGACAATGGTCCCAAAGCTTGATGTATTTGAAACAGAATCCTCATGGAAGTGTTCAACAGACTCAGGAATGGCTACTGGTGGATGAGTAGAATCTTTACCAGTTTGCTCATTAACCACTAAAAAAGCATCAACTAGTGCATTTGCAAATTCAAGGTCATTAATATGATGGGGATACACCTTTACCTGCACAGTACAAAACTTTTGACCTTAAAATGTCTTCCTAGCAACAAGTAAAATAAAACCCAAGCAAAATTGAAACTTTACAGTTCACAAATACCTGTCGATTATCATCAGTCTGAATAAGCCTTTGTAATTCGTGGAGAAGAGTATCAGTTG from Cicer arietinum cultivar CDC Frontier isolate Library 1 chromosome 3, Cicar.CDCFrontier_v2.0, whole genome shotgun sequence encodes:
- the LOC140919519 gene encoding toMV susceptible protein tm-1(GCR26)-like; translation: MRTTMDDNRKFADFIANKLNSSSSKICVCLPEKGISALDAPGNPFYDPEATDTLLHELQRLIQTDDNRQVKVYPHHINDLEFANALVDAFLVVNEQTGKDSTHPPVAIPESVEHFHEDSVSNTSSFGTIVYTPREFPDAKPGSHFI